Proteins from a genomic interval of Betta splendens chromosome 10, fBetSpl5.4, whole genome shotgun sequence:
- the ubl3b gene encoding ubiquitin-like protein 3b has protein sequence MTSKRDRDVLVRLILVSGKTEDFTFSPNDSATDIARHVFENWPPGWEEESVRSPSILRLIYQGRFLHGNVTLGALKLPPGRVTVMHLVARETLPEPNSHGQRNREKNTESNCCLLL, from the exons CTGGTTCGCCTCATTCTGGTCAGTGGGAAAACAGAAGACTTCACTTTCTCCCCGAATGACTCGGCCACGGACATCGCCAGACATGTATTTGAGAACTGGCCTCCAG gatgggaggaggagagcgtgaGGAGTCCCAGTATACTGCGCCTCATCTACCAGGGGCGCTTCCTTCATGGCAATGTGACCCTGGGAG CTCTAAAGCTGCCACCGGGCAGAGTAACTGTCATGCATCTGGTTGCAAGAGAGACGCTTCCAGAGCCCAACTCTCATG GTCAGAGGAACAGAGAAAAGAACACAGAGAGCAACTGCTGCCTCCTCTTGTAA